One region of bacterium genomic DNA includes:
- a CDS encoding prolipoprotein diacylglyceryl transferase — protein sequence MIPVIFQIGPLPVNSFGLMLVFCFLAAGRLFKLELEKRGAKGAFAEDALFWGAVSGIAGARLLYMLNSGEPFSIADIFSTGGFTFYGGFILATCVVVAMAYRARLSVALVADAVAPALALGYAIGRVGCHLSGDGDYGVVTTVPWGFRYLLGVIPTDPAVYVHPTPAYETIMALLTVWILQNFASRSKPIRSDGAVFGLYLVLSSCSRFFVEFLRIEPKVLAWASEAQVIALPLVLIGLFLIFRECVFRARFSGS from the coding sequence ATGATCCCCGTAATTTTTCAAATCGGACCACTGCCAGTAAATTCTTTTGGATTGATGTTGGTATTTTGCTTTCTAGCCGCAGGAAGACTTTTTAAGTTAGAGCTCGAAAAGCGTGGGGCAAAGGGGGCTTTCGCTGAAGATGCGCTTTTCTGGGGTGCAGTTTCTGGGATAGCCGGAGCACGTTTACTTTATATGCTTAATTCCGGTGAACCCTTTAGCATTGCCGATATTTTCTCTACTGGCGGCTTTACTTTCTATGGTGGCTTTATTCTGGCAACTTGTGTTGTCGTTGCTATGGCCTACAGGGCAAGACTTTCAGTTGCATTAGTTGCAGATGCGGTGGCTCCTGCGCTTGCGCTGGGTTATGCAATTGGCCGAGTTGGTTGTCATCTTTCTGGGGATGGGGACTATGGGGTCGTCACTACTGTGCCTTGGGGTTTTCGTTATTTACTCGGGGTGATTCCAACTGATCCAGCTGTGTATGTTCATCCGACACCAGCCTATGAAACGATCATGGCACTTCTGACTGTTTGGATTTTGCAGAATTTTGCTTCGCGGTCAAAGCCAATACGCTCCGATGGGGCAGTCTTCGGATTGTATTTGGTGCTTTCCTCGTGCAGTCGTTTTTTTGTTGAGTTTTTGAGAATTGAGCCGAAGGTCTTGGCTTGGGCCAGTGAGGCGCAAGTGATCGCACTGCCTCTGGTTCTTATTGGTTTGTTTTTAATCTTTCGTGAGTGTGTTTTTCGTGCACGCTTTTCGGGTAGTTGA